The genome window CCGTCGGCATATTGGGTCGCCACGTCGCTCATGTAGTGCGTGGCACGCCAGTAGGTCTCGGTGACCATCTCGATATCGGTCGGGCCCAGCAGGTCAACCAGCCATTGCACGGTTTCCGGCAGTTCCTGCTTGTTGTCGATCACCGGCACGTCGTCGTTGTGCTTCTCGACGTCGGTCACCTGCACCACCAGCATCGCGTGGTGGGCGGTCAGCGAGCGGCCGCTTTCCGAGAAGATGTGCGGATGCGGCAGGCTCTGGGCATCGCAGAACTCCTTGAGCATGCCGACCACGACACCGGCGTAATCGTCCATGTCGTAGTTGATCGAACTGGCGTTGCGCGAGTGCGTGCCGTCGTAGTCCACGCCGAGGCCACCGCCGACGTCGATGTGATCCACCGGCAGGCCGAGATTGCGCAGCTCACCGTAGTAACGGATCGCTTCCTTGAAGCCGTGCTGGTAGTCCGCCAGGTTGGCGATCTGCGAGCCCATATGGAAGTGCAGCAGGCGAATGCCCTGGTCCAGGCCAGCGGCGCGGAAGCGCTCGACCACCGACAGCAGTTGCGCGGCCGACAGGCCGAACTTGGATTTCTCGCCACCGGTATCGGCCCACTTGCTCGACGCCAGGGACGACAGGCGCACGCGCAGGCCGACCTGTGGCTTGACCTTGAGCACTGCGGCCTCTTCGATCACCAGGCCGACTTCGGACTCTTTCTCGATGACGATAAAGACGTTGTGGCCCAGCTTCTGGCCCATCAGCGCCAGGCGGATGAATTCGCGGTCCTTGTAGCCGTTGCAGACAATGGTGCCGCCCTTCGGCGCGAGGGCCAGCACCGCCAGCAGCTCCGGCTTGGAACCGGCTTCCAGGCCGATGGAGACGTTCTGGGTGGCGATGATGTTCTCGATCACCGCTTCCTGCTGGTTGACCTTGATCGGGTAGAGCGCGGTGTACTTGCTCTGGTATTCCAGGCGCGCGATGTTGCTGTCGAACGCACCGGTCAGCTGGCGCACGCGGTCTTGCAGGATGTCGGGAAAGCGCACCAGCAAAGGCAGCGAGAGGCCGCTCTGGCGCAACTGGTCGACTTGCTCGAACAGGTCGATGGGCGAACTGCCGGGACCGTTCGGACGGACTTCGACGCGACCGGCTTCATTGATCGCGAAATACCCGGCCCCCCAATGGCGAATCCCGTAAACGCTGCGGCTGTCCGCAACGGTCCATTGGCTGCCATCGTCTTTGCGTGTGCGTCGTACGGACATCGAAGTCCCCTATAAAGAAGTCAAAATGCACCATCCGGTCGGAGGCTGGGGCAGTCTAGAGAGTGAAAATGACGAATTGCCTGTTAGCAAGGTAGACCCTGCTCCCAGCGATGAGTTTAGAAACCCGTTCAGAACAGGCTCTGTGAAAACCATGCGGGCGACCTCGAACGTCGGGTCCGGGTCAAGCCGAGGGTGGTTTTCACAGAAGCTGCTAGCCGCCGGATTTCTTTGCCTTGAAGCCGTGCTTGACCAGTTCCGCCAGCAGCAGCTCGACGTGATCGCCCTGGATCTCGATGATGCCGTCTTTCAACGCACCACCGGTGCCACAACGTTTCTTCAATGTGGTGGCCAGTTCCTTGAGCGCGTCTTCGGCCAACGGCACGCCGGTGATCGTGGTCACCGTCTTGCCGCCGCGACCTTTGCTTTCACGGCGCACACGGGCAATGCCGTCACCGGCAGGGATGGCGGTCTGTTTGCAGATGCAGGCATCCACCGGTTGACGGCAATCAGGGCAATGACGACCGGCGTCGGTAGAAAATACCAGGCCGCCCAGGGCGGCGAAGGATGCGGCTTTTTTGGCCACCGGCAATCCTCTTGGGAGGACAAAGACTGGTCGAGGGGGGAGAACGGGCCTCGACCGCGAAACCCCACTCAGGCAGGGGCAGCGCTACTGGACCGCAGACGCGGTTCAGCTTGAAAAGTCGCGCAGTGTAACGGCAAAAAGCCGACTTGCTAAGGGCCAATCAGCGCCAATTTATAGCTTCTTTGCGACGTCGCCACCCTGGGCACGCAAATAGCGTTCAAGCGCTGCCAGGGAGTCCGGGCAGTAAGGCATGCGCTGGATTTCATCGAGCACCTGTTCAAGCGGCAGGAAACGCGCTTCGAGGACTTCTTCGGGCTGCAGGACCAACGGACCGTCCCACACCGCCGAGAACGCCGAGCACCACAGGCGGCTGCCGGGGTCTTCGAAATAAAAATGGTCGTGGGCAGTCAGCTCAACACCGCTCACGCCCAGTTCTTCCGCCAGCTCACGGGCGGCCGACTCGGCGTAGGTCTCGTCGGCCTGGACCATGCCGCCCGCCGCCACGTCCCAGAAACCCGGGTAGATGGCCTTGCTCAGGGTGCGCCGGTGAACACACAGTTCACCGGCCGAATTGAACAGCATGATGTAGGTGCCACGCCCGATCAGGCCGCGCTCGCGCAACTGCGAACGCACCAGGCTGCCGAGCAGGTTGTCGTGCTCGTCGACCCACGCGATCAGCTCGGCATCCGAGGCCGCTCGGTGAGCGACCTCCCGGGGGCTTTCGCTCATGGATCAGCCCTGGTTCAGCAGTTGCCGCAAGTCGATGACTGCTGCGTTGGCCCTGGAAATATAGTTGGCCATGACCAGCGAGTGGTTCGCCAGGACACCGAAGCCGCTGCCGTTGAGAATCATCGGGCTCCAGACCGGTTCCTGGGACGCTTCCAGTTCACGAATGATCTGCCGCACGCTGACCGTGGCGTTCTTTTTCGCCAGCACATCGGCGAAGTCCACTTCGATGGCGCGCAGCAGGTGCGACAGTGCCCAAGCCTGGCCGCGGGCTTCATAGAACACGTTGTCGATCTGCAGCCATGGGGTCTCGACCACCTCTTCGTCCACCTGCGGCACTTGGCCCGGGGCCGTGACTTCGGTTTTCAGCGAGGTGTTGAGCTTGACCCGGCCAACGCTGGCCGACAGGCGCTGGGACAACGAACCCAGGCGCGTGCCGACGTCTCCCAGCCAGTTGTTCAGGTTGTCGGCGCGGGCGTAGAACAGCGCGCTTTTCTGGTTCGGATCGGACAGTCGGGCCTGGTAGCGGCTCAGGGAGTTGATGCCCTCCTGATATTCGGATTCGCTGGAAGGCAGCACCCAACTGCGGTTGTCGAAGTTGAAGCGCGGCTCGGCCTTGGCCAGGTCGGCGTCCTCGGCGGACTGGGACTGGGAACGGGCGAAGTCCTTGCGCAGGGCGCGGCTCAGGTCGCGAACCTGCACCAGCACGCCGTATTCCCAGCTCGGCATGTTGTCCATCCACAGGCCTGGCGGGAAACGGTCGTTGGAAATGTAGCCGCCTTGCTTGGTCAGCAGGGTCCCGGCCACGGTCTTGAGCGTCTCGACCGTGGTGTAGCCCACCACCATTTGCCGGCCATCCTTCTCGGCTGCGGCCTGGGCGTTCTGCTGCACGGGGAACAACGCAGGCTCCTGGCTCCAGTACCAGCCGAGGGCAATGGTCACCAGCAGGTAAAGGCCGATCAGCGTGGCCAGTGCGCGGCTGAAAAAAAGCCCACCCAGGTAGCTGCGGGTGTCCGATTTCGGCTCGGCGGCGCGTTCAGGCGCGCTGCCCGCGCGGTTTTTCCAGTCCAGCATGGCGATGTTCCTTCAATCACTTGAGTTCTCGGTTCGACCACAACCCTACGCCATCGTGCCTGATTTGAAACGCGATAATGCGGCGCCAATCATGCCGGGCGCGACAGGGCAATCGAACAGCACTATAAAGGAAGCGTTGCCATCGGCCTATTAGACTGTCCAGTCACAAACTGAATTGGGCGACAGGACAGAATATTGACGTATGACACTCATGCGGAGGAAAAGAGGTGCTAGCATAGAGCCACCAGTCGACCTCAGCATGCACCCTAACTAGTAGTCAGGATATGACCGAGCCAGAAGACCCCAGCCGTGAGCGCCTCAAGCACCACTTTGCCCAGCGGGTAATTCATCAGGCTCGCCAGATCCTGGAGATTTGGCAGCGCCTGCAACGCAGTGAGTGGTCAAGCACCGACCTGTCGGAGCTCAGCGAAGCCAATCTGCGCCTGCTGCGCTTTGCCGAGCGCTTCGAACAGCCCGAGCATTCCCTGCTGGCCCAAGGCATCAGCCAGTCGCTGCAAGCGGTGGACGCCAATCGCGGGCGCCTGAGCAGCCACCTGATCACCGAAATCAACCGTTTGATGCAGCGCTTGTCTCGCACCGGCCTGCGCCACGGCGACCAGCTCGAACAAACCTTCCTGCCGCCGCTGCGCAAACCCATCTACGTGATGCTGCAGGACCATGACCGCGCCGAACGCCTGGCCAAGCAATTGGAGTTCTTCGGCCTCAGCGCCCAGGCGCTGGACAGTGTCGCGGCGTTCCGGGCCTCGATGGTCGAGCGCCTGCCAGCGGCGATTGTCATGGACGTGGACTTCAGCGGCCCGGGCACCGGCCTGAAACTGGCCGCCGAAGCCCAGGAAGGCCTGGAACAACCGTTGCCGCTGCTGTTCTTCAGCTTGCTGGAAACCGACACCCCGACACGCCTGGCCGCGGTACGCGCCGGCGGGCAGGAATTCCTCACCGGCACCCTCGAAGCCTCGAGCCTGCTGGAAAAGATCGAAGTGCTGACCTGCGTCGCCCAGTACGACCCCTACAAAGTGCTGATCATCGATGACTCCCGCGCCCAGGCCTTGCACACCGAGCGCCTGCTCAACAGCGCCGGCATCATCACCCGCACGCTGATCGAGCCGATCCAGGCCATGGCCGAGCTGGCGGATTTCCAGCCCGACCTGATCATCCTCGATATGTACATGCCGGCCTGCACCGGCACGGAACTGGCCAAGGTCATCCGTCACAATGACCGCTATGTCAGCGTGCCGATCATCTACCTGTCCGCCGAAGACGACCTGGACAAGCAACTCGACGCCATGAGCGAAGGTGGCGACGACTTCCTGACCAAACCGATCAAGCCCCGGCACTTGATCACCACCGTGCGCAACCGTGCCGCCCGGGCGCGCAACCTCAAGGCGCGGATGGTGCGCGACAGCCTCACCGGTCTGTACAACCACACCCATATCCTGCAACTGCTCGAGGATTGCAGCTTCCGCGCTCGTCGCGAAGGCAAGCCCCTGAGCTTCGCCATGCTCGACATCGATCACTTCAAACGGGTCAATGACAGCCACGGCCACCCCATGGGCGACCGGGTGATCAAGAGCCTGGCGCTGTTTCTCAAGCAGCGCCTGCGCAAGACCGACTTCATCGGCCGTTACGGCGGCGAAGAGTTCGCCATCGTCATGCCCGACACCGACATCGACGCCGCCTGCAAAGTGCTGGATGAGATTCG of Pseudomonas fluorescens contains these proteins:
- a CDS encoding DUF2333 family protein; translated protein: MLDWKNRAGSAPERAAEPKSDTRSYLGGLFFSRALATLIGLYLLVTIALGWYWSQEPALFPVQQNAQAAAEKDGRQMVVGYTTVETLKTVAGTLLTKQGGYISNDRFPPGLWMDNMPSWEYGVLVQVRDLSRALRKDFARSQSQSAEDADLAKAEPRFNFDNRSWVLPSSESEYQEGINSLSRYQARLSDPNQKSALFYARADNLNNWLGDVGTRLGSLSQRLSASVGRVKLNTSLKTEVTAPGQVPQVDEEVVETPWLQIDNVFYEARGQAWALSHLLRAIEVDFADVLAKKNATVSVRQIIRELEASQEPVWSPMILNGSGFGVLANHSLVMANYISRANAAVIDLRQLLNQG
- a CDS encoding NUDIX hydrolase yields the protein MSESPREVAHRAASDAELIAWVDEHDNLLGSLVRSQLRERGLIGRGTYIMLFNSAGELCVHRRTLSKAIYPGFWDVAAGGMVQADETYAESAARELAEELGVSGVELTAHDHFYFEDPGSRLWCSAFSAVWDGPLVLQPEEVLEARFLPLEQVLDEIQRMPYCPDSLAALERYLRAQGGDVAKKL
- a CDS encoding translation initiation factor Sui1, with the translated sequence MAKKAASFAALGGLVFSTDAGRHCPDCRQPVDACICKQTAIPAGDGIARVRRESKGRGGKTVTTITGVPLAEDALKELATTLKKRCGTGGALKDGIIEIQGDHVELLLAELVKHGFKAKKSGG
- the speA gene encoding arginine decarboxylase; the encoded protein is MSVRRTRKDDGSQWTVADSRSVYGIRHWGAGYFAINEAGRVEVRPNGPGSSPIDLFEQVDQLRQSGLSLPLLVRFPDILQDRVRQLTGAFDSNIARLEYQSKYTALYPIKVNQQEAVIENIIATQNVSIGLEAGSKPELLAVLALAPKGGTIVCNGYKDREFIRLALMGQKLGHNVFIVIEKESEVGLVIEEAAVLKVKPQVGLRVRLSSLASSKWADTGGEKSKFGLSAAQLLSVVERFRAAGLDQGIRLLHFHMGSQIANLADYQHGFKEAIRYYGELRNLGLPVDHIDVGGGLGVDYDGTHSRNASSINYDMDDYAGVVVGMLKEFCDAQSLPHPHIFSESGRSLTAHHAMLVVQVTDVEKHNDDVPVIDNKQELPETVQWLVDLLGPTDIEMVTETYWRATHYMSDVATQYADGKLTLAEKALAEQCYFAVCRRLHNSLKARQRSHRQVLDELNDKLADKYICNFSVFQSLPDTWAIGQVLPILPLHRLDEEPLRRAVLQDLTCDSDGKIKQYVDEQSIETSLPVHALNPGEDYLLGIFLVGAYQEILGDMHNLFGDTDSVNIYQNADGSVYHAGIETHDTIEDMLRYVHLSPEELMTHYRDKCASARISAAERTQFLDALRLGLTRSSYLSS
- the gcbA gene encoding diguanylate cyclase GcbA translates to MTEPEDPSRERLKHHFAQRVIHQARQILEIWQRLQRSEWSSTDLSELSEANLRLLRFAERFEQPEHSLLAQGISQSLQAVDANRGRLSSHLITEINRLMQRLSRTGLRHGDQLEQTFLPPLRKPIYVMLQDHDRAERLAKQLEFFGLSAQALDSVAAFRASMVERLPAAIVMDVDFSGPGTGLKLAAEAQEGLEQPLPLLFFSLLETDTPTRLAAVRAGGQEFLTGTLEASSLLEKIEVLTCVAQYDPYKVLIIDDSRAQALHTERLLNSAGIITRTLIEPIQAMAELADFQPDLIILDMYMPACTGTELAKVIRHNDRYVSVPIIYLSAEDDLDKQLDAMSEGGDDFLTKPIKPRHLITTVRNRAARARNLKARMVRDSLTGLYNHTHILQLLEDCSFRARREGKPLSFAMLDIDHFKRVNDSHGHPMGDRVIKSLALFLKQRLRKTDFIGRYGGEEFAIVMPDTDIDAACKVLDEIRQRFAEIHYPAQPQDLWCTFSAGVVEMSDDSDSLMMASQADEALYRAKHAGRNRVQSARQSKQSATFSSESTDSVINL